The Arthrobacter sp. D5-1 genome segment GGCGGGCAAAGATCACGCCGGCTGCTCCTGCCGCGACGATGAAGGCGAGCGCGAGCCATAAGTACGTCATACGTGCTCCCGCTGTTTCGCACTGCGTGTGGCCGGTGCCCGGTCAAGCAGCCGCCGGGCGCCTGTGTAGAGGACCATGGTGCACAGCACCAGGAAAAGCAGGAAGACGGGTTCCTCGATGGGCAGCTCCGGAGCGATCAACAGTCCCGTGGCGATGGTGCCTTCACCTCGCAGGAAGATTCCCAAACCGATCCCGGCCAGGTCCCAGGCGAGAAGGAACAAGACCCCGACGGCGGTGACGATCGCCGCTGCTTTAGGGTCCCGCCAGAAGTACAGACGGAAGCGGTGGTCGAGCAGGAGCATGCAGGTGATGCCCAGCAGCAACGACACCAAGTAGAGAACACCCATCAGCCAATCCTGCTAGCTACGGGCCTCACAGTGGTAGGGCCGGCACTGTGGTCGCCGCGGATCCGTTTCAAGACCAGCTCGGCACTGATGAGGCACATGGGCACGCCTACCCCGGGGGCTGTGGTGGCACCGGCGTAGTAGAGGCCCTGCACACGCTTCGAGGCGTTCTGCGCCCTGAACATGGCGCTCTGTCCCAGCGTGTGCGCTGGTCCCAGCATGCCGCCGCGCCAGGAGTTGTACTCATCAGCGAAGTCAGCGGGTCCGATGGTGTGCCTGACCACCACACGGTCGCGGAGGTCCGGGATGTTGGCCCACTGGGCGATCTGGTCGATGGCGGCGTCCGCGGTTCGTTCGATGAGGACATCGCCGCTGCCGTCGGGGCCGCCTGCCCCCAGCTGCGGATCGGCCGGGACGGGGACGAGGACAAAGAGGTTCTCGTGCCCTTGTGGCGCGACCCCGGCGTCGGTGGCGCTGGGTTTGCAGACATAGATGGAAGCAGGATCCGGGATCTTGGTCTCCTCGCCAAAGATGGCTGCGAAATTCGCCTCCCAATCGCGGGTGAAGAACAAGGAGTGGTGGGGAAGTTCCGGCAGGGAACCCTTGATGCCCAGCATCACCAGGACGGCGCCGGGTCCGCTGGTGCGGCTCTGCCAGTACTTGCTGTTGTAGCTCCGGTCCCTGACGCCCAGCAGTTGGGTTTCGGTGTGGTGCAGGTCGGCGCCGGAGACCACCAGGTCCGCAACGATGTAGTGCTCCGTGCCCGAGTTGTCGCGCCACTTGACCCCGGTGACTTCACGGCCATCCTTTCCGGACAGGGCAGGCGGGAGCTTCACGCCATCGAAGCGGCCCACCTTCCTGGTCCGGGGCGCCTCGCGGGTGGTGATCTTCAAAGCTTCGGCACCGGTATGGATCCTGACACCGGCATCCACCGCCAACGACTCCAGTCGCCTCACGAGCTCCCAGAATCCGCCGATCGGATACTGCACGCCGTCGCCCAGGTCCAGGGCACTCATCAAGTGGTACATGGCGGGAGCATCGGAAGGATTGGTGCCAAGGAACACCGCCGGGTATCCCAGGACCTGCCGGAGCACGGGGTGCTGGAACCGTTGGGATACGTATTTATCCAACGGCGTCAGGAGCAGTTGCGCGAGTTTGGGCAGGCTCCGCAGCACTTCCGGATGAAGCAGCCCTTGCAGCCTGGTGAACGGGTTGTAGAGGAAGAACCGTTCAGCCATTTCAGTGGTGTGGCGCGCGGACGCGAGGTAGGAGGTCAGTTCCCTGGCGCTGCCGGGCTCCACGCTCTCGAAGGTTTCCAGAACCTGATCGCTGCCCAGCGGCACTGTCAGCGGGACCGGCCGTCCGCCGTCGTGGTCCGGCTCGCTGAAGATGCGGTACGCGGGACTGAGCGTCCGCAAATCCAGCTGTTCCGCCGCACTGGTGCCGAGCAGCTTGAAGAAGTGGTCGAAGACGCCGGGCATCAGGTACCAGGAGGGGCCGGTGTCGAAGCGGAAACCGTCCCGTTCAAGGCTTCCGGCGCGTCCGCCCACCTGGTCGCGCTGCTCCAGGAGCTGGACCTCGTGGCCCTCGTGGGCAAGGAGTGCAGCGGTGGCGAGCCCAGCGATGCCACCGCCGATCACTACAGTCCGCGTCATCGGTGCAGCTCCATCCAGGTTGAGGCGACGGCCCGGGCGGCAAGCCCGGCCTTAACGGCATCCGGCACCCGGACCCTTGAGCGATACAGCTCGTCCACCGTGGTCTGTTCAATCCGGTCCGTGAGGGCCTGGAACAGCGCCAACGCGCTCCGGACAGCGGCCCTGGCATCGCGTGGCAGCATCGGAATGACGGCGTTGGCGTCGGCCAGCTGGGCCCGGACTGTCTTGACCCACTCCACCCGGTCGTGCTCCTCGAGGTGGTCCGCAGTGCTGAGGTAATTGCGGCCCAACCGGGAGGTATCGTCCGCCAGATCCCGGAGGAAGTTGATGTTCTGGAACGCAGCGCCCAACCTGCTGGCGCCATACTGCAAAGCTGCGGCGTCGCCGTCGTCGATGTTTTCATCCCGCATGAAGACACGCAGGCACATCAGCCCCACAACCTCAGCGGAGCCGTGCACGTAGCCATCATGGGCATCGGCGTCGAAACGGAGTGGTGCCGGCTGTTGCGCAGAAGTGCCAGCTGACGTGCGCTCGCCGAGGTCCGTTCGCATGGAAGCGAAGAAGGGATCGATGAGGGTCTCATCAATGCCCGCCGTCCGGGCGGTCTGGGCAAAGGCGTGGATGATTAGATCGCTGCTGTAGCCAAGCTTGACCGCGCGGTGGGTCTCATCGATGAAGTGGGCCAAGGCGTCGCACTGTTCCTGGTAGCTGAGCCCGGCTTCCGCGGTGACGCCGTCCACGAGCTCGTCCGCCACCCGCACCAGGGCGTAAATGTTGCGGACGTGCTGGCGGTGCCGGGGCCCCAGCAACCTGCATGCCAGGCCGAAGGACGTGGAATAGGCGGCGATGACCTGGTTGGCGGCCCGCTCGGCCGTCCGGGTGAAATGGGTGAAAGAGGTATCGGTGGCGACGCTCATGATTGCCGTCCTTCCAACTGCCCCGCAAGGTCAAGCAGGACATTCCGTGCGTCCTGCGGAATGGTGCTTGTGAGCTGATGATTAAACGCTGCCATTTGTTCCTCGATGAGGCCCTGGACAAATGCTTCTGCTCCGCAATCGGTGAGGTGGCGGCGGACGTGCTCGCCTTCCTCACCGTTGAGTCCGGGCCTGCCGAAGAGGGGCGCGATGTGCGGCCACGTGCTGGTGGTCCGCGCATGGGCGATGATGGCCGTTTCCTTGCCTTCCCGCAGATCCGAAAAGGGATCCTTGCCATGGCGGCGCGGATCCCCGAAGGTGGACAGGAGGTCGTCCTGGAGCTGGAAGGCCAAGCCAAGATGCCGGCCGGCGGTTGCAAGCGCAGTCTCGACGGCGAAGTCCGCACCGGCCAGCGCGGCGGCGGCACGCAACGGCAGTTCGAAGGTGTACGTGGCGGTTTTGTATCCACACATCACCAGGATGGTCTCGAGGTCCGGGGCAATGACGCCGTCGCCCAGGCCCACGTCAAGTTGCTCGCCGGCTACGGTCTCGTTGATGGTGTGTTCCAGGAGATCCAGGAGGCGGAGCCGTAATTCGTGGGGGAGATCCGCGCGGGCGAAGGCTTGGTGGGTTGCGGCGAGCAGCATGTCGCCCATCAGGATTCCGCCTGTCTGGGCCCAGTGAAGGCCGCCATCGGGACGGGGGAGCTCGCCGGTTTCTGCGAGGAGGGAACCGATGAGGTTGGGGTGTCCGCGGCGGACGAGGTCTCCGTCGATCACGTCATCATGCAGGAGGAAGGCGTAGTGGAGGAGTTCGATGGCGGCGGCGATGCTGATGGCGGTTTCCCGTTGGCCGCGGCCTTCTTGTTCGGGCCGTGATGAGCCGCGCTGCAAGAGGGAGTCGTACGTTTCCATGAGCAGCAAGGGGCGGACGAACTTGCCCCCCAGCACGTTCTGGCCGGCCAGGCCCCACAGCCTGGCGAAGTTGGGGCCGTAGGCGGTTGCGGCGGTGGCCCTCTTGCCGATCAGTCCGGTCAGCTCGTTTTCGATCGCGCCGCAGAGGTCGGTGCGGCTTCGGAGGGATCCGGAGGTGACGGTCATGCTTTGACTCCCTCGTGTGAAGGCAATGCCCGCGCCTCCAGAAGCTGGGGGAACTGCAGACCAAGCCACGGGCTGAAAGCGGACGGCGTGTGCGCCAGGGCATCCTCGAGCAGGGCCGGGGATATCCACGCCCAGTCAGCAACCTCGGCTGGATTCGGCTGCAGGGGGCCGCTGATCCGGGCCATGAACACCGGGCAGACCTCATTTTCGACGATACCAGTGGGGTCAACGGCTCTGTAGCGGAAGTCCGGGAGAACCAGTTCGATCCTCTTGGCGTCCACCCCGAGTTCAAACTGGGCACGCCGCATCACAGCGTCCTCGAATTCCTCGCCTGGTGCCGGGTGGCCGCAGAAACTGTTGGTCCAAACTCCCGGCCAGGTCTTCTTTTCAGGTGAGCGGCGGGTCAGGAGGACCTCGCCGGCATCGTTCAGCAGGTAGCAGGAGAAGGCTAAATGAAGGGGTGTGTCCAGTGTGTGCACCCCCGCTTTTGCGGCCTCCCCGATGGGTGTTCCGGCGTCGTCCAGGAGGACCACCATCTCTGTCGCGTTCATCCTGCGCCTACCTCCTACACCCAGTGCCTTAGAGAGACTTGAATATTGCTAGACAAGCTAGAAGAAAGGCTACCATGTAGGAAGTTGGGTGTAACATACTCATCATGTCCAGTCCTGAAGAGATTCCTGAAGAAGCCGGGACCCCGGTTTCCTCCGGCGTTTATCATCTGGACGCCAACGATCCTCACGCGGAATTAGTGGACCGATCCGGTCTCTCCGACGAGGATGTCCAGCAGATCAGTGACCTCATGGCTGCCCTGGGGCGGCTGCGGGAGGCAGAACAGCGGCTGTCCGACGCCTCCCTGAGGTACATGAAGCTCAACCAATCAGACATGCGTGCACTGCACTATTTGATTGTCTGCGCGAACCATGGCGTGATTGCCACCCCCGGCGCAATAGCCTCCCGCCTCAGCATCTCGACGGCGTCAACCACCAAGTTGCTCGACCGGTTGGAACGCGCGGGACATGTCACCCGACGGGCCCACCCCTCCGATCGGAGGGCCCTCGCCATAGCCATCACCCCCGAAACGCACGAGGCTGCGATGCGGACGGTGGGACGGCAGCAAGCCAAGCGTTTTCTGGCGGCTGCCCGTCTCGCTCCGGAAGAACGGATGATCGTGATGCGCTTCCTGGATGACATGGCACAGGAAATCGAGGTTTCCGAAGAGGCGTGGGCAGGTGCTGCGGGCTCCCCGGTAGCGGACCATCTCTAGTACAGGAAGATCGGCAGCCAATCCCGGTTGTGGGCGTGGACCAGTGCCAGGAACAACACGAAGTCGAACAGCAGGTGCACCGACACCACGTAGGTGAACGACTTGGTCAGCTTGAAGGTGTACCCCTGCAGCAACGCGAACGGGAACGTCAGCAAGGGACCCCAGGACTGATATCCGATTTCCCACAGGAATGAGGAGAAAACCACAGCTTGCAGGATGTTCGCCAGCCAGTCCGGGAAGTGTTGTCGCAGCAGGGTGAACGTGGTGCAGATGAAGAACAGTTCGTCCCAGATTCCTACGGCGTTAACGCCCAAAAAGAGCCGCCAGAAGATGTCGGGATCGGAGGCGTCGGGCCAGTTTTGGTACACGCCGGTGCTGATCAGGTAGACGGGCAGGATGAAATAGCCCAAGGCAACGACGCCTATCAAGTACAGCTTTGCTGCCAAGGGCCATTTCCTGCCGGTGTTGATGGGGAATTTGATGATGTCTTCCCGATACACAAAGCGGGACACCAGCCACGGCACCAGCACTGCCAGCGCGAGCGCCCCGCCCATCAGGGCCATGTGCTCCGTACTGAGGTCGGCATTGAGAGGCACCAGGCTGAAGATGGTCATGCCGGCCGCGATCAGCGCGAGGTGTCGCATCAGCCGGCTGTCAACGAAGGCGGCGGTGACAACACTGGCCAGCAGCAAGCCGTAGCCGAGCAGTTCATTTCCCATCGCAAAGAGGGGAATGCCGGACAGCGAAAGCAGCGCCGCCGGTAATAGTTTCCAGCTGAGCGCGGTGCGGGGTGCTTCCGTTGAAAGGGACGTCACCCCCTAAGCATCTCAGGCCTGCAGCCGCGCGACACTGTTTTGCGCGACTGGAAAAGCGCACCGGCACAACGGCGAAGTGTTCTTCTGTATTATTCGTGACAGGGCCCACAGATGGGCCGGTCAGGTAGTTTGTCTGGCTCTGCCAGCGGGGGATACACATAAAGGAATAGCTGATGGCTCAAGAAGAGGGCTCTCTTTCACAGGATGCCGCCAACGCGTCACCGCCTGCCGAAACGTCGCCGCCTGCTAAGGCGACCATGCGCGAGCAGGTGAACGACATCATCGAATCCATCCTTGCCGATACCGAACCGCGCAGCGAAGCCGCCAGAATCAGGCTGGGTGCGTTGTTGGAGGCACATCCCGAAGACCCTCAGCGTGCCTTGTTGGAGCATCTGCTGGAAACCCGCAAAGAGGCCGCGCCGGCAGTTACGGTGCCGGTTCACCTCGAATCCGCCAGCGTGCACCTTGAGTCTGTTGACGCAGCGCGGACCGTGTCGGTTCCCGTCAGCCACGAAGTCCGGGAAGGAATCCAGGCGGTCCTGGCGGACAAGCTTCTGCTGACCGCCTTCCAGCCTGTCCATGCACTCCCCAACGGCGACGTAGTGGGTGTTGAAGCACTCACCCGGTTCGTCGGTGAAGACGGCGCCGGCGCCGATGTCTGGTTCAGCGAGGCTGCTGCCGCGGGGCTGGGAACCGAGTTGGAGATCGCTGCCCTCCACTGCGCCCTCACCGCGGCGCACGACGTCCCGGAAACCATGTCCGTGGCCCTTAATCTCACGCCCGCTACCTCCAGCGACCCCAGGGTCCGGAACCTGCTGGCCGCTGCGGCACTCGCGCCGGACCGGATCATTGTCGAGCTCACCGGCAGCCTGGCCGACGTCGGAGGCCAAACCGGCCGCGACGGACTCGGGCCGCTGCGCGCCTTGGGTTTGCGCCTGGCCGTCAGCGCCTCCGGAGCAGCGTTGGTCGCGTTGGAGCGGGTGGAGCAACTGCGACCGGACATCATCAAGCTGGACCGCCACCTGATTGAAGGCATCGAAAGCAGCGAAGGCCAAAGGATCCGGGCCAAGGCGATCGTTGAGCTCGCCAGGGA includes the following:
- a CDS encoding lycopene cyclase domain-containing protein — protein: MGVLYLVSLLLGITCMLLLDHRFRLYFWRDPKAAAIVTAVGVLFLLAWDLAGIGLGIFLRGEGTIATGLLIAPELPIEEPVFLLFLVLCTMVLYTGARRLLDRAPATRSAKQREHV
- the crtI gene encoding phytoene desaturase family protein, with the protein product MTRTVVIGGGIAGLATAALLAHEGHEVQLLEQRDQVGGRAGSLERDGFRFDTGPSWYLMPGVFDHFFKLLGTSAAEQLDLRTLSPAYRIFSEPDHDGGRPVPLTVPLGSDQVLETFESVEPGSARELTSYLASARHTTEMAERFFLYNPFTRLQGLLHPEVLRSLPKLAQLLLTPLDKYVSQRFQHPVLRQVLGYPAVFLGTNPSDAPAMYHLMSALDLGDGVQYPIGGFWELVRRLESLAVDAGVRIHTGAEALKITTREAPRTRKVGRFDGVKLPPALSGKDGREVTGVKWRDNSGTEHYIVADLVVSGADLHHTETQLLGVRDRSYNSKYWQSRTSGPGAVLVMLGIKGSLPELPHHSLFFTRDWEANFAAIFGEETKIPDPASIYVCKPSATDAGVAPQGHENLFVLVPVPADPQLGAGGPDGSGDVLIERTADAAIDQIAQWANIPDLRDRVVVRHTIGPADFADEYNSWRGGMLGPAHTLGQSAMFRAQNASKRVQGLYYAGATTAPGVGVPMCLISAELVLKRIRGDHSAGPTTVRPVASRIG
- a CDS encoding squalene/phytoene synthase family protein; the encoded protein is MSVATDTSFTHFTRTAERAANQVIAAYSTSFGLACRLLGPRHRQHVRNIYALVRVADELVDGVTAEAGLSYQEQCDALAHFIDETHRAVKLGYSSDLIIHAFAQTARTAGIDETLIDPFFASMRTDLGERTSAGTSAQQPAPLRFDADAHDGYVHGSAEVVGLMCLRVFMRDENIDDGDAAALQYGASRLGAAFQNINFLRDLADDTSRLGRNYLSTADHLEEHDRVEWVKTVRAQLADANAVIPMLPRDARAAVRSALALFQALTDRIEQTTVDELYRSRVRVPDAVKAGLAARAVASTWMELHR
- a CDS encoding polyprenyl synthetase family protein, producing the protein MTVTSGSLRSRTDLCGAIENELTGLIGKRATAATAYGPNFARLWGLAGQNVLGGKFVRPLLLMETYDSLLQRGSSRPEQEGRGQRETAISIAAAIELLHYAFLLHDDVIDGDLVRRGHPNLIGSLLAETGELPRPDGGLHWAQTGGILMGDMLLAATHQAFARADLPHELRLRLLDLLEHTINETVAGEQLDVGLGDGVIAPDLETILVMCGYKTATYTFELPLRAAAALAGADFAVETALATAGRHLGLAFQLQDDLLSTFGDPRRHGKDPFSDLREGKETAIIAHARTTSTWPHIAPLFGRPGLNGEEGEHVRRHLTDCGAEAFVQGLIEEQMAAFNHQLTSTIPQDARNVLLDLAGQLEGRQS
- the idi gene encoding isopentenyl-diphosphate Delta-isomerase gives rise to the protein MNATEMVVLLDDAGTPIGEAAKAGVHTLDTPLHLAFSCYLLNDAGEVLLTRRSPEKKTWPGVWTNSFCGHPAPGEEFEDAVMRRAQFELGVDAKRIELVLPDFRYRAVDPTGIVENEVCPVFMARISGPLQPNPAEVADWAWISPALLEDALAHTPSAFSPWLGLQFPQLLEARALPSHEGVKA
- a CDS encoding MarR family transcriptional regulator, which produces MSSPEEIPEEAGTPVSSGVYHLDANDPHAELVDRSGLSDEDVQQISDLMAALGRLREAEQRLSDASLRYMKLNQSDMRALHYLIVCANHGVIATPGAIASRLSISTASTTKLLDRLERAGHVTRRAHPSDRRALAIAITPETHEAAMRTVGRQQAKRFLAAARLAPEERMIVMRFLDDMAQEIEVSEEAWAGAAGSPVADHL
- a CDS encoding CPBP family intramembrane glutamic endopeptidase; the protein is MTSLSTEAPRTALSWKLLPAALLSLSGIPLFAMGNELLGYGLLLASVVTAAFVDSRLMRHLALIAAGMTIFSLVPLNADLSTEHMALMGGALALAVLVPWLVSRFVYREDIIKFPINTGRKWPLAAKLYLIGVVALGYFILPVYLISTGVYQNWPDASDPDIFWRLFLGVNAVGIWDELFFICTTFTLLRQHFPDWLANILQAVVFSSFLWEIGYQSWGPLLTFPFALLQGYTFKLTKSFTYVVSVHLLFDFVLFLALVHAHNRDWLPIFLY
- a CDS encoding EAL domain-containing protein, with the translated sequence MAQEEGSLSQDAANASPPAETSPPAKATMREQVNDIIESILADTEPRSEAARIRLGALLEAHPEDPQRALLEHLLETRKEAAPAVTVPVHLESASVHLESVDAARTVSVPVSHEVREGIQAVLADKLLLTAFQPVHALPNGDVVGVEALTRFVGEDGAGADVWFSEAAAAGLGTELEIAALHCALTAAHDVPETMSVALNLTPATSSDPRVRNLLAAAALAPDRIIVELTGSLADVGGQTGRDGLGPLRALGLRLAVSASGAALVALERVEQLRPDIIKLDRHLIEGIESSEGQRIRAKAIVELARELGAEVIAVGIETAEELEEVTALNITAAQGYLLGRPSVHPLDWSAWSIRAQTESQPAG